A part of Deltaproteobacteria bacterium genomic DNA contains:
- a CDS encoding PIN domain-containing protein, which yields MPSRLLTTDGGDAPVRALVDSGAWIALVRAKDQHHEAADRLFRLAIRQHTRLFTTNLIVAEVHRFILFHMGSQPASLVLDRINASPLLSVEFTTAAHHRKARQWLARFPDQRLTYTDAMSFAVMEANRCTTAMGFDHDFEAAGFSLWRP from the coding sequence TTGCCGAGCCGATTGCTCACTACGGACGGCGGGGACGCCCCCGTTCGGGCGCTCGTCGATAGCGGGGCCTGGATTGCCCTGGTGCGAGCCAAGGACCAGCACCACGAGGCAGCCGATCGGCTGTTTCGGCTGGCGATCCGGCAGCACACGCGCCTATTCACCACCAACCTGATAGTGGCCGAGGTGCACCGCTTCATCCTTTTTCACATGGGCAGCCAGCCCGCGTCCCTGGTACTCGATCGCATCAACGCCAGCCCCCTGCTGTCGGTCGAATTCACCACGGCTGCTCACCATCGTAAGGCGCGGCAGTGGCTGGCCAGGTTTCCGGACCAACGCCTGACCTACACCGATGCAATGAGCTTCGCCGTGATGGAGGCCAACCGCTGCACCACCGCCATGGGGTTTGATCACGACTTCGAGGCGGCCGGGTTCTCGCTCTGGCGCCCGTAG
- a CDS encoding NAD-dependent epimerase/dehydratase family protein, with translation MDERYNSPVILVTGATGFLGSHVAEALLARGEAVRLLARRPEAAAWLVGRGAQCVAGDLSSAAALAAAVRGCRAVVHCAALAADWGPWQAFREANDHGVARLLEACRDQALARFVHISTADVYGYPDCDGLDEATPWRDRGFPYNSTKIAGERHAQAAQRAGLPVTVIRPGNIYGPRSISFGSELVAAIKSGAPLIRGGRVNAGLVYVDNVVALILMALDQPAAVGATFHSVDDDGHTWREYFTALCRGLDLPLPQRSLPRSLAYALATLMEWGARARRQQRRPLLTRTAVELLGTRQGFSMARARRQLGFVPAVGFEEGLARTVAWLRTQSAPGSSTVTPVPPTA, from the coding sequence GTGGACGAGCGCTACAACAGCCCGGTGATCTTGGTAACTGGAGCTACGGGGTTTCTTGGCAGTCACGTAGCGGAGGCTTTGCTCGCCCGTGGCGAGGCGGTGCGCCTGCTGGCGCGACGTCCCGAAGCGGCAGCCTGGCTGGTGGGGCGCGGTGCCCAATGCGTCGCCGGCGATCTCAGCTCGGCAGCGGCGCTGGCGGCGGCGGTGCGCGGCTGCCGCGCCGTGGTCCATTGTGCCGCCTTGGCTGCCGACTGGGGACCCTGGCAGGCCTTTCGTGAGGCCAACGACCACGGCGTGGCGCGACTGCTCGAAGCGTGCCGGGACCAAGCGCTCGCTCGCTTCGTCCACATCAGCACCGCCGACGTCTACGGTTATCCCGATTGCGACGGCCTCGATGAAGCAACGCCGTGGCGCGACCGCGGTTTTCCCTACAACTCGACCAAGATCGCCGGCGAACGGCACGCACAAGCGGCGCAGCGCGCCGGGCTGCCGGTCACCGTCATTCGTCCGGGAAACATTTACGGCCCGCGCTCGATCAGCTTCGGCAGCGAGCTGGTGGCGGCGATCAAGAGTGGCGCGCCGCTGATCCGCGGCGGCCGCGTCAATGCCGGTTTGGTGTACGTCGACAACGTCGTCGCCCTCATTCTGATGGCGCTGGATCAGCCGGCGGCTGTGGGCGCAACGTTTCATAGCGTCGACGATGACGGGCACACTTGGCGTGAGTACTTCACGGCGCTGTGCCGCGGCCTCGACCTGCCGCTTCCGCAGCGCTCGTTGCCGCGCTCGCTGGCGTACGCGCTGGCAACGCTGATGGAATGGGGCGCGCGCGCCCGGCGCCAGCAACGGCGCCCGCTGCTCACGCGCACCGCCGTCGAGTTGCTCGGCACCCGCCAGGGCTTCTCGATGGCGCGTGCCCGCCGGCAGCTCGGTTTTGTTCCCGCCGTCGGCTTCGAGGAGGGTTTGGCCCGCACCGTCGCCTGGCTACGAACACAATCCGCGCCCGGCAGCTCCACCGTAACCCCAGTGCCGCCGACCGCATGA
- a CDS encoding TetR/AcrR family transcriptional regulator, with translation MILDTAERLFAQRGVDGVALRDLAREMNLTAPSLYNHFASKQALYEAVIERGLRPVMEGVVEAWHPGTLRIEQMRSNVDRLVTHLAAHPHLARLLQRALLEEAGTVKKLILRWMTPIYREGMAVMRETAGAAGWEPEEVPYLGVGLFGMIFGYFTNAALWQTVAGRSGDVTAPRVIATQRRFLEKALYRLMGPQTKNGNDARNRRAVRSTGAPL, from the coding sequence GTGATCCTAGACACCGCCGAACGGTTGTTTGCCCAGCGTGGCGTCGACGGCGTGGCGTTGCGTGATCTGGCCCGTGAGATGAACCTGACGGCGCCCAGCCTATACAATCATTTCGCCAGCAAGCAGGCGCTCTACGAGGCGGTGATCGAACGCGGCCTGCGGCCGGTCATGGAGGGGGTGGTCGAGGCCTGGCACCCGGGCACGCTGCGAATCGAGCAGATGCGCAGCAACGTCGACCGGCTGGTAACCCATCTGGCCGCGCACCCGCACCTCGCCCGCCTGCTCCAGCGCGCCTTGCTCGAGGAAGCTGGCACCGTCAAGAAGCTCATCCTGCGCTGGATGACGCCGATCTACCGCGAGGGCATGGCGGTGATGCGCGAGACTGCCGGTGCCGCCGGCTGGGAGCCCGAGGAGGTGCCCTATCTCGGCGTCGGCCTATTCGGCATGATCTTCGGGTATTTTACCAACGCCGCCCTGTGGCAGACCGTGGCCGGGCGCTCAGGTGATGTGACCGCACCTCGTGTGATTGCGACGCAGCGCCGCTTTCTCGAAAAAGCCCTCTATCGGCTGATGGGGCCGCAGACCAAGAACGGCAACGACGCGCGTAATCGGCGCGCCGTTAGATCTACCGGCGCGCCGCTCTGA
- a CDS encoding type II secretion system protein, which translates to MSNYMRRIASVFPIRLRAQLRGSARGYSLIELLVATAIVMILARLAVPVWTLIRQRGFDRAALSDVVNAGKALEAVDGTLTFSRTVVGPAAIPNLPGPRVSKGATLLVQRTKVGAKYNWYVRGKHGKGTITYYFQNGALTASKGKL; encoded by the coding sequence ATGAGCAACTATATGCGGCGAATTGCCTCTGTCTTCCCGATCCGGCTGCGGGCGCAGCTTCGTGGGTCCGCGCGCGGCTACTCGCTGATCGAGTTATTGGTTGCCACCGCCATCGTGATGATCTTGGCGCGCTTGGCGGTACCAGTCTGGACGTTGATTCGCCAACGCGGGTTTGACCGCGCGGCCCTCAGTGACGTGGTCAATGCCGGCAAAGCTCTCGAAGCGGTGGACGGCACGTTGACGTTTTCCCGCACCGTGGTCGGCCCGGCGGCAATTCCAAACCTGCCGGGGCCACGAGTGTCCAAAGGCGCCACGCTGCTGGTCCAGCGCACCAAGGTTGGGGCTAAGTACAATTGGTACGTGCGCGGTAAGCACGGCAAAGGCACCATCACGTACTACTTCCAGAATGGCGCACTGACCGCGAGCAAGGGCAAACTCTGA